A window of Equus przewalskii isolate Varuska chromosome 16, EquPr2, whole genome shotgun sequence contains these coding sequences:
- the CBY2 gene encoding protein chibby homolog 2 isoform X1, with protein sequence MSPLECSECFGDQLMHTTYTWHLTLHSRPNFTRKRDTRSESLEIPINVVLPQRGTAEPFLRLHNLYSTPRCARQAALPRLSRRVVSQHSYPLNRFSSVPLDPMERPTSQADLELDYNPPRVQLSDEMFVFQDGRWVNENCRLQSPHFSPSSSFHHKLHHKRLAKEYLLQEENKALREENKGLREENKTLRKENKILQIFWEEHKATLGREESRASSLLLHKDSVALEVVKKDPALQAHRGKETSTLQLLREENRALQQLLEQRKAFWGQAEEKAAPMEENKRAPSPHEEPHGPGLLPEQGPGLASPFEEPKGSATPQEDSKTLRALREMVSNLSGSCGEEEGKAGPGLPDGSQCLELLREMNQALQALREENQNLQVLREENRLLQEENRALHVLREEHRLFQEENKALWENNKLKLQQKLVIDTVTEVTARMEMLIEELYAFMPAKSKDPKKPSRI encoded by the exons ATGTCACCTCTGGAATGTTCTGAGTGTTTTGGTGACCAACTTATGCATACGACCTACACGTGGCATCTAACATTG cACTCGAGGCCaaattttacaagaaaaagaGATACCAGATCTGAAAGCCTAGAAATTCCAATCAATGTGGTTCTACCTCAG AGGGGCACAGCCGAGCCTTTCCTGAGGCTCCACAACTTGTACTCCACCCCGCGCTGCGCCAGGCAGGCCGCCCTGCCCAGGCTGAGCCGCCGGGTGGTCAGCCAGCACTCCTACCCGCTGAATCGCTTCTCCTCCGTGCCCTTGGACCCTATGGAGCGCCCCACCTCCCAGGCGGACCTCGAGCTGGATTACAACCCTCCCCGCGTGCAGCTCAGCGATGAGATGTTCGTCTTCCAGGACGGGCGGTGGGTGAACGAGAACTGCCGCCTGCAGTCGCCgcacttctctccctcctcctcgtTCCACCACAAGCTGCACCACAAGAGGCTGGCCAAGGAGTACCTGCTGCAGGAGGAGAACAAGGCCCTGCGGGAGGAGAACAAGGGCCTGCGCGAGGAGAACAAGACCCTCCGCAAGGAGAACAAGATCCTGCAGATATTCTGGGAGGAGCACAAGGCCACGCTGGGCCGGGAGGAGAGCAGGGCCTCCTCGCTGCTGCTGCACAAGGACAGCGTGGCCCTGGAGGTGGTGAAGAAGGACCCGGCCCTGCAAGCACACCGCGGCAAGGAGACCAGCACCCTCCAGCTGCTCCGCGAGGAGAACCGCGCCCTGCAgcagctgctggagcagaggaagGCCTTCTGGGGCCAGGCCGAGGAGAAGGCGGCGCCCATGGAGGAGAACAAGCGGGCGCCCTCGCCCCACGAGGAGCCGCACGGCCCCGGGCTGCTGCCGGAGCAGGGCCCGGGCCTCGCCTCCCCCTTCGAGGAGCCCAAGGGGTCCGCCACCCCGCAGGAAGACTCCAAGACGCTCCGCGCCCTGCGCGAGATGGTCAGCAACCTGTCGGGGTCctgcggggaggaggagggcaaggcGGGCCCCGGCCTGCCGGACGGGAGCCAGTGCTTGGAGCTGCTGAGGGAGATGAACCAGGCGCTGCAGGCGCTGCGGGAGGAGAACCAGAACCTGCAGGTACTGCGCGAGGAGAACCGGCTCCTGCAGGAGGAGAACAGGGCGCTGCACGTGCTGCGCGAGGAGCACCGGCTCTTCCAGGAAGAGAACAAGGCCCTGTGGGAGAACAACAAGCTGAAGCTGCAGCAGAAGCTGGTCATCGACACGGTGACCGAGGTCACCGCCCGCATGGAGATGCTCATTGAGGAGCTCTATGCCTTCATGCCGGCTAAGAGCAAGGACCCCAAGAAGCCCAGCAGGATCTGA
- the CBY2 gene encoding protein chibby homolog 2 isoform X2: MSPLECSECFGDQLMHTTYTWHLTLRGTAEPFLRLHNLYSTPRCARQAALPRLSRRVVSQHSYPLNRFSSVPLDPMERPTSQADLELDYNPPRVQLSDEMFVFQDGRWVNENCRLQSPHFSPSSSFHHKLHHKRLAKEYLLQEENKALREENKGLREENKTLRKENKILQIFWEEHKATLGREESRASSLLLHKDSVALEVVKKDPALQAHRGKETSTLQLLREENRALQQLLEQRKAFWGQAEEKAAPMEENKRAPSPHEEPHGPGLLPEQGPGLASPFEEPKGSATPQEDSKTLRALREMVSNLSGSCGEEEGKAGPGLPDGSQCLELLREMNQALQALREENQNLQVLREENRLLQEENRALHVLREEHRLFQEENKALWENNKLKLQQKLVIDTVTEVTARMEMLIEELYAFMPAKSKDPKKPSRI, encoded by the exons ATGTCACCTCTGGAATGTTCTGAGTGTTTTGGTGACCAACTTATGCATACGACCTACACGTGGCATCTAACATTG AGGGGCACAGCCGAGCCTTTCCTGAGGCTCCACAACTTGTACTCCACCCCGCGCTGCGCCAGGCAGGCCGCCCTGCCCAGGCTGAGCCGCCGGGTGGTCAGCCAGCACTCCTACCCGCTGAATCGCTTCTCCTCCGTGCCCTTGGACCCTATGGAGCGCCCCACCTCCCAGGCGGACCTCGAGCTGGATTACAACCCTCCCCGCGTGCAGCTCAGCGATGAGATGTTCGTCTTCCAGGACGGGCGGTGGGTGAACGAGAACTGCCGCCTGCAGTCGCCgcacttctctccctcctcctcgtTCCACCACAAGCTGCACCACAAGAGGCTGGCCAAGGAGTACCTGCTGCAGGAGGAGAACAAGGCCCTGCGGGAGGAGAACAAGGGCCTGCGCGAGGAGAACAAGACCCTCCGCAAGGAGAACAAGATCCTGCAGATATTCTGGGAGGAGCACAAGGCCACGCTGGGCCGGGAGGAGAGCAGGGCCTCCTCGCTGCTGCTGCACAAGGACAGCGTGGCCCTGGAGGTGGTGAAGAAGGACCCGGCCCTGCAAGCACACCGCGGCAAGGAGACCAGCACCCTCCAGCTGCTCCGCGAGGAGAACCGCGCCCTGCAgcagctgctggagcagaggaagGCCTTCTGGGGCCAGGCCGAGGAGAAGGCGGCGCCCATGGAGGAGAACAAGCGGGCGCCCTCGCCCCACGAGGAGCCGCACGGCCCCGGGCTGCTGCCGGAGCAGGGCCCGGGCCTCGCCTCCCCCTTCGAGGAGCCCAAGGGGTCCGCCACCCCGCAGGAAGACTCCAAGACGCTCCGCGCCCTGCGCGAGATGGTCAGCAACCTGTCGGGGTCctgcggggaggaggagggcaaggcGGGCCCCGGCCTGCCGGACGGGAGCCAGTGCTTGGAGCTGCTGAGGGAGATGAACCAGGCGCTGCAGGCGCTGCGGGAGGAGAACCAGAACCTGCAGGTACTGCGCGAGGAGAACCGGCTCCTGCAGGAGGAGAACAGGGCGCTGCACGTGCTGCGCGAGGAGCACCGGCTCTTCCAGGAAGAGAACAAGGCCCTGTGGGAGAACAACAAGCTGAAGCTGCAGCAGAAGCTGGTCATCGACACGGTGACCGAGGTCACCGCCCGCATGGAGATGCTCATTGAGGAGCTCTATGCCTTCATGCCGGCTAAGAGCAAGGACCCCAAGAAGCCCAGCAGGATCTGA
- the CBY2 gene encoding protein chibby homolog 2 isoform X3 yields MAVQPEGLKCRVEESNVERGTAEPFLRLHNLYSTPRCARQAALPRLSRRVVSQHSYPLNRFSSVPLDPMERPTSQADLELDYNPPRVQLSDEMFVFQDGRWVNENCRLQSPHFSPSSSFHHKLHHKRLAKEYLLQEENKALREENKGLREENKTLRKENKILQIFWEEHKATLGREESRASSLLLHKDSVALEVVKKDPALQAHRGKETSTLQLLREENRALQQLLEQRKAFWGQAEEKAAPMEENKRAPSPHEEPHGPGLLPEQGPGLASPFEEPKGSATPQEDSKTLRALREMVSNLSGSCGEEEGKAGPGLPDGSQCLELLREMNQALQALREENQNLQVLREENRLLQEENRALHVLREEHRLFQEENKALWENNKLKLQQKLVIDTVTEVTARMEMLIEELYAFMPAKSKDPKKPSRI; encoded by the exons ATGGCGGTGCAACCAGAGGGCCTGAAATGTAGAGTGGAGGAATCCAATGTGGAG AGGGGCACAGCCGAGCCTTTCCTGAGGCTCCACAACTTGTACTCCACCCCGCGCTGCGCCAGGCAGGCCGCCCTGCCCAGGCTGAGCCGCCGGGTGGTCAGCCAGCACTCCTACCCGCTGAATCGCTTCTCCTCCGTGCCCTTGGACCCTATGGAGCGCCCCACCTCCCAGGCGGACCTCGAGCTGGATTACAACCCTCCCCGCGTGCAGCTCAGCGATGAGATGTTCGTCTTCCAGGACGGGCGGTGGGTGAACGAGAACTGCCGCCTGCAGTCGCCgcacttctctccctcctcctcgtTCCACCACAAGCTGCACCACAAGAGGCTGGCCAAGGAGTACCTGCTGCAGGAGGAGAACAAGGCCCTGCGGGAGGAGAACAAGGGCCTGCGCGAGGAGAACAAGACCCTCCGCAAGGAGAACAAGATCCTGCAGATATTCTGGGAGGAGCACAAGGCCACGCTGGGCCGGGAGGAGAGCAGGGCCTCCTCGCTGCTGCTGCACAAGGACAGCGTGGCCCTGGAGGTGGTGAAGAAGGACCCGGCCCTGCAAGCACACCGCGGCAAGGAGACCAGCACCCTCCAGCTGCTCCGCGAGGAGAACCGCGCCCTGCAgcagctgctggagcagaggaagGCCTTCTGGGGCCAGGCCGAGGAGAAGGCGGCGCCCATGGAGGAGAACAAGCGGGCGCCCTCGCCCCACGAGGAGCCGCACGGCCCCGGGCTGCTGCCGGAGCAGGGCCCGGGCCTCGCCTCCCCCTTCGAGGAGCCCAAGGGGTCCGCCACCCCGCAGGAAGACTCCAAGACGCTCCGCGCCCTGCGCGAGATGGTCAGCAACCTGTCGGGGTCctgcggggaggaggagggcaaggcGGGCCCCGGCCTGCCGGACGGGAGCCAGTGCTTGGAGCTGCTGAGGGAGATGAACCAGGCGCTGCAGGCGCTGCGGGAGGAGAACCAGAACCTGCAGGTACTGCGCGAGGAGAACCGGCTCCTGCAGGAGGAGAACAGGGCGCTGCACGTGCTGCGCGAGGAGCACCGGCTCTTCCAGGAAGAGAACAAGGCCCTGTGGGAGAACAACAAGCTGAAGCTGCAGCAGAAGCTGGTCATCGACACGGTGACCGAGGTCACCGCCCGCATGGAGATGCTCATTGAGGAGCTCTATGCCTTCATGCCGGCTAAGAGCAAGGACCCCAAGAAGCCCAGCAGGATCTGA
- the CBY2 gene encoding protein chibby homolog 2 isoform X4, whose protein sequence is MERPTSQADLELDYNPPRVQLSDEMFVFQDGRWVNENCRLQSPHFSPSSSFHHKLHHKRLAKEYLLQEENKALREENKGLREENKTLRKENKILQIFWEEHKATLGREESRASSLLLHKDSVALEVVKKDPALQAHRGKETSTLQLLREENRALQQLLEQRKAFWGQAEEKAAPMEENKRAPSPHEEPHGPGLLPEQGPGLASPFEEPKGSATPQEDSKTLRALREMVSNLSGSCGEEEGKAGPGLPDGSQCLELLREMNQALQALREENQNLQVLREENRLLQEENRALHVLREEHRLFQEENKALWENNKLKLQQKLVIDTVTEVTARMEMLIEELYAFMPAKSKDPKKPSRI, encoded by the coding sequence ATGGAGCGCCCCACCTCCCAGGCGGACCTCGAGCTGGATTACAACCCTCCCCGCGTGCAGCTCAGCGATGAGATGTTCGTCTTCCAGGACGGGCGGTGGGTGAACGAGAACTGCCGCCTGCAGTCGCCgcacttctctccctcctcctcgtTCCACCACAAGCTGCACCACAAGAGGCTGGCCAAGGAGTACCTGCTGCAGGAGGAGAACAAGGCCCTGCGGGAGGAGAACAAGGGCCTGCGCGAGGAGAACAAGACCCTCCGCAAGGAGAACAAGATCCTGCAGATATTCTGGGAGGAGCACAAGGCCACGCTGGGCCGGGAGGAGAGCAGGGCCTCCTCGCTGCTGCTGCACAAGGACAGCGTGGCCCTGGAGGTGGTGAAGAAGGACCCGGCCCTGCAAGCACACCGCGGCAAGGAGACCAGCACCCTCCAGCTGCTCCGCGAGGAGAACCGCGCCCTGCAgcagctgctggagcagaggaagGCCTTCTGGGGCCAGGCCGAGGAGAAGGCGGCGCCCATGGAGGAGAACAAGCGGGCGCCCTCGCCCCACGAGGAGCCGCACGGCCCCGGGCTGCTGCCGGAGCAGGGCCCGGGCCTCGCCTCCCCCTTCGAGGAGCCCAAGGGGTCCGCCACCCCGCAGGAAGACTCCAAGACGCTCCGCGCCCTGCGCGAGATGGTCAGCAACCTGTCGGGGTCctgcggggaggaggagggcaaggcGGGCCCCGGCCTGCCGGACGGGAGCCAGTGCTTGGAGCTGCTGAGGGAGATGAACCAGGCGCTGCAGGCGCTGCGGGAGGAGAACCAGAACCTGCAGGTACTGCGCGAGGAGAACCGGCTCCTGCAGGAGGAGAACAGGGCGCTGCACGTGCTGCGCGAGGAGCACCGGCTCTTCCAGGAAGAGAACAAGGCCCTGTGGGAGAACAACAAGCTGAAGCTGCAGCAGAAGCTGGTCATCGACACGGTGACCGAGGTCACCGCCCGCATGGAGATGCTCATTGAGGAGCTCTATGCCTTCATGCCGGCTAAGAGCAAGGACCCCAAGAAGCCCAGCAGGATCTGA